A genomic region of Gossypium hirsutum isolate 1008001.06 chromosome D01, Gossypium_hirsutum_v2.1, whole genome shotgun sequence contains the following coding sequences:
- the LOC107936122 gene encoding YTH domain-containing protein ECT4 produces MYQEGAPEFVIDQGSMYYPTGTSIGYYFTGFESPVEWEEHQNIFSADGADVQFTGAQTETLPYVYYTPSYGYAQSPYNPYNPYISSAVMGDSPFVGAQQYYSFPPYSNPVTPTAYVPVVIQPDGIPNNSTEFLLDTRASIASRPDGRGVKHNFASASAAFSRNSSKSAPNQTDSFTRVSDGQSKHSANRGNFPDSSSPAAARTQQGRVASGSIQSIGNIPGGKLPSHRNQLKMDLPAGNTFSDYRSSAPGRGALDTLRPNISVGRVLNDAHGYPNTLGEQNRGPRTNRLKNQFMVKAYTTKAGNSDVEGNIVIYTDQYNKDDFPIDYVDAKFFVIKSYSEDDVHKSIKYNVWSSTPHGNKKLDSAFEDAQRIAAGKPRGCSIFLFFSVNASGQFCGVAEMIGSVDFQKAMDFWQQDKWSGSFPVKWHIIKDVPNSHFRHIIVENNENKPVTNSRDTQEIMFKQGVEMLKVFKNHTMKTSLLDDFMYYENRQRIMQEEKARLLIRSFQSPVQASTLDAATKLKFELHLNGNEKATKQSDPDMLKRTVPSSSQQVSFGSDITNARNMNDNIDQISVEANNDASTLKIGLLTKNPKQDESKPSVDADAVETVTVGSMPVKVNGFTESSGYLTFGTLPHNPKTLQPKGGTAKKGSNRG; encoded by the exons ATGTACCAGGAAGGAGCCCCTGAGTTTGTCATTGATCAGGGATCAATGTACTACCCTACTGGTACCAGCATTGGATATTATTTTACTG GTTTTGAATCACCCGTTGAATGGGAGGAACACCAGAACATTTTTAGTGCAGATGGTGCAGATGTCCAATTTACG GGTGCCCAAACTGAAACTTTGCCTTATGTATATTACACACCTAGCTATGGATATGCACAGTCTCCATACAACCCATACAATCCTTACATATCTAGTGCTGTGATGGGTGATAGCCCATTCGTAGGGGCACAACAATATTACTCCTTTCCCCCTTATTCAAACCCTGTAACACCAACTGCTTATGTTCCCGTTGTCATTCAACCAGATGGAATTCCAAACAATTCTACAGAATTTTTGCTTGATACTCGTGCATCAATAGCTAGTAGACCTGATGGAAGGGGAGTTAAACATAACTTTGCTTCAGCATCTGCAGCCTTTTCTAGGAACTCTTCAAAGTCTGCTCCAAATCAGACAGATTCCTTTACTAGGGTATCGGATGGACAAAGTAAACATTCTGCAAACCGTGGGAATTTTCCTGATAGTTCCAGTCCAGCTGCAGCACGCACTCAACAG GGTAGAGTTGCTTCTGGGTCCATTCAGTCAATTGGCAACATTCCTGGTGGGAAACTTCCATCTCACCGTAATCAATTAAAAATGGATCTTCCTGCTGGTAATACCTTTTCTGACTACAGATCAAGTGCTCCTGGACGCGGTGCACTAGATACGCTTCGACCAAATATCTCTGTTGGAAGGGTTTTGAATGATGCGCATGGTTACCCAAATACATTGGGAGAACAGAATCGAGGTCCCAGAACAAACAGATTGAAAAATCAATTCATGGTTAAAGCCTACACAACTAAAGCAGGAAATTCTGATGTCGAAGGGAACATCGTTATCTATACCGACCAATATAACAAGGATGATTTTCCAATTGACTATGTTGATGCGAAGTTCTTTGTAATAAAATCATATAGCGAGGATGATGTGCACAAGAGCATCAAATACAATGTTTGGTCATCCACACCCCATGGCAACAAGAAGCTGGATAGTGCTTTTGAAGATGCACAGAGAATAGCTGCAGGGAAACCTAGGGGCTGTTcaatcttccttttcttttct GTTAATGCCAGTGGACAATTCTGCGGTGTTGCGGAGATGATTGGCTCAGTTGACTTCCAAAAGGCAATGGATTTTTGGCAGCAAGATAAGTGGAGCGGAAGCTTCCCTGTCAAGTGGCACATCATTAAAGATGTTCCAAATAGCCACTTTAGACACATCATAGTAGAGAATAATGAAAACAAGCCTGTGACTAATAGCAGGGATACGCAAGAG ATAATGTTCAAGCAAGGTGTGGAGATGCTGAAGGTATTCAAAAATCATACAATGAAGACTTCTTTACTTGATGACTTCATGTACTATGAAAATCGTCAGCGAATCATGCAAGAAGAGAAGGCCAGGCTACTAATTAGAAGCTTTCAGAGCCCAGTCCAAGCATCGACATTGGATGCTGCCACTAAGCTAAAGTTTGAGCTACATCTGAATGGCAATGAGAAAGCTACCAAGCAAAGCGATCCTGACATGCTGAAGAGAACTGTTCCTTCTTCTAGTCAACAGGTTTCTTTTGGTTCTGATATAACTAATGCAAGAAACATGAATGATAATATAGATCAAATCTCAGTTGAAGCCAACAACGATGCTTCTACTTTAAAGATTGGCTTGCTCACTAAAAATCCAAAGCAGGACGAGTCTAAACCCTCTGTAGATGCTGATGCTGTTGAGACGGTAACAGTAGGATCTATGCCCGTGAAAGTCAATGGATTTACTGAATCATCTGGTTACCTAACATTTGGTACTCTTCCTCATAATCCCAAGACCCTACAGCCCAAAGGAGGTACTGCTAAAAAGGGTAGTAATCGTGGTTAG
- the LOC107936124 gene encoding probable receptor-like protein kinase At5g18500 isoform X1 — MASDLNRTLSRTYIGLQLWVLIVICLAVIFLVILGVSLWLSFRNKSRRANDMLPIRQESYILEVIKEISVDQFSANNGGLDALNDKLSDRGSEKIRFNVDNEDNRGQSNSFNHLEKDVKGPQLGEREGTGAVSTYRPTSHPLTDPSPLFGLPEFSHLGWGHWFTLRDLQLATNQFSKDNIIGDGGYGVVYRGNLINGTPVAVKKLLNNPGQADKDFRVEVEAIGHVRHKNLVRLLGYCIEGTQRMLVYEYVNNGNLEQWLQGDMCHKGYLTWDARIKILLGTAKALAYLHEAIEPKVVHRDIKSSNILIDENFDAKISDFGLAKLLGDGKSHIATRVMGTFGYVAPEYANSGLLNEKSDVYSFGVVLLEAITGRYPVDYGRPQPEVNMVEWLKMMVQLRRFEDVVDPNIETRPQTSALKRALLAALRCVDTDADKRPKMSQVARMLESEEYPVPREDRRRQKNLVVKSDADPDSTVA; from the exons ATGGCATCTGATCTGAACAGAACCTTGTCGAGGACATACATTGGTCTGCAGTTGTGGGTGCTTATTGTTATTTGCTTGGCAGTGATTTTTTTAGTTATCCTCGGCGTATCTTTATGGCTTAGTTTTCGAAACAAATCCCGAAGGGCTAATGACATGCTTCCTATAAGGCAAGAATCTTATATTTTAGAGGTAATTAAAGAGATAAGTGTCGATCAATTTTCAGCAAACAACGGTGGCCTGGATGCACTTAATGATAAACTTAGTGACAGAGGTTCggaaaaaattcgatttaatGTAGATAATGAAGATAATCGTGGCCAATCGAATTCTTTTAATCATTTAGAGAAAGATGTTAAAGGGCCTCAACTAGGAGAACGGGAAGGCACGGGTGCGGTTTCCACGTACAGACCTACTTCACATCCTTTGACTGATCCTTCACCTTTGTTCGGCCTGCCCGAATTTTCGCACCTTGGGTGGGGTCATTGGTTCACTCTAAGAGACCTACAACTTGCCACTAACCAGTTTTCAAAGGATAATATTATCGGTGATGGTGGGTATGGAGTTGTTTATAGAGGCAATCTGATTAATGGAACCCCGGTTGCCGTCAAAAAGCTCCTTAACAATCC GGGACAAGCTGACAAGGATTTCAGGGTGGAAGTTGAAGCCATAGGTCACGTGCGGCATAAGAACTTAGTTCGACTTCTTGGGTACTGCATCGAGGGAACTCAAAG GATGTTGGTCTATGAATACGTCAATAATGGAAATTTGGAGCAATGGCTCCAAGGTGATATGTGTCACAAGGGATATCTTACTTGGGATGCTCGTATAAAGATTCTTCTCGGTACTGCCAAGGC GTTGGCTTATTTGCATGAGGCTATTGAACCGAAAGTTGTACATAGAGACATAAAATCAAGTAATATATTGATTGATGAGAACTTTGATGCTAAGATATCCGATTTTGGTCTGGCCAAATTGCTAGGCGATGGGAAAAGTCATATTGCAACTAGAGTTATGGGTACCTTCGG TTATGTTGCCCCAGAATATGCCAACTCTGGTCTCCTAAACGAGAAGAGTGATGTTTATAGCTTTGGTGTTGTGCTCTTAGAAGCAATTACCGGAAGGTACCCGGTAGATTACGGTCGCCCTCAGCCAGAG GTAAATATGGTTGAGTGGCTAAAGATGATGGTTCAACTCAGACGCTTCGAGGACGTAGTAGACCCTAACATTGAGACTAGACCGCAAACTAGTGCTCTCAAACGAGCTTTGTTGGCTGCGTTGAGATGTGTTGATACCGATGCTGATAAAAGACCAAAAATGAGCCAGGTTGCTCGCATGCTCGAATCAGAGGAGTATCCGGTTCCTCGAGAG GATAGAAGACGCCAAAAGAATCTGGTTGTTAAATCAGATGCTGATCCGGATTCAACTGTAGCTTGA
- the LOC107936124 gene encoding probable receptor-like protein kinase At3g17420 isoform X2 has protein sequence MEPRLPSKSSLTIRMLQRSFFLWGQADKDFRVEVEAIGHVRHKNLVRLLGYCIEGTQRMLVYEYVNNGNLEQWLQGDMCHKGYLTWDARIKILLGTAKALAYLHEAIEPKVVHRDIKSSNILIDENFDAKISDFGLAKLLGDGKSHIATRVMGTFGYVAPEYANSGLLNEKSDVYSFGVVLLEAITGRYPVDYGRPQPEVNMVEWLKMMVQLRRFEDVVDPNIETRPQTSALKRALLAALRCVDTDADKRPKMSQVARMLESEEYPVPREDRRRQKNLVVKSDADPDSTVA, from the exons ATGGAACCCCGGTTGCCGTCAAAAAGCTCCTTAACAATCCGTATGTTGCAGCGAAGCTTTTTTCTATG GGGACAAGCTGACAAGGATTTCAGGGTGGAAGTTGAAGCCATAGGTCACGTGCGGCATAAGAACTTAGTTCGACTTCTTGGGTACTGCATCGAGGGAACTCAAAG GATGTTGGTCTATGAATACGTCAATAATGGAAATTTGGAGCAATGGCTCCAAGGTGATATGTGTCACAAGGGATATCTTACTTGGGATGCTCGTATAAAGATTCTTCTCGGTACTGCCAAGGC GTTGGCTTATTTGCATGAGGCTATTGAACCGAAAGTTGTACATAGAGACATAAAATCAAGTAATATATTGATTGATGAGAACTTTGATGCTAAGATATCCGATTTTGGTCTGGCCAAATTGCTAGGCGATGGGAAAAGTCATATTGCAACTAGAGTTATGGGTACCTTCGG TTATGTTGCCCCAGAATATGCCAACTCTGGTCTCCTAAACGAGAAGAGTGATGTTTATAGCTTTGGTGTTGTGCTCTTAGAAGCAATTACCGGAAGGTACCCGGTAGATTACGGTCGCCCTCAGCCAGAG GTAAATATGGTTGAGTGGCTAAAGATGATGGTTCAACTCAGACGCTTCGAGGACGTAGTAGACCCTAACATTGAGACTAGACCGCAAACTAGTGCTCTCAAACGAGCTTTGTTGGCTGCGTTGAGATGTGTTGATACCGATGCTGATAAAAGACCAAAAATGAGCCAGGTTGCTCGCATGCTCGAATCAGAGGAGTATCCGGTTCCTCGAGAG GATAGAAGACGCCAAAAGAATCTGGTTGTTAAATCAGATGCTGATCCGGATTCAACTGTAGCTTGA
- the LOC121214083 gene encoding uncharacterized protein codes for MGLWQSSRIWVFYKEERLKPHGKYIKKARKKQGAAVFSEMGFGGKKKRREREGRPLGVVQSPASFSRRPSCRPSCRRCSGHRTRWPEVQKAGFAEQVGMGGGGRCLGGGSRRHDRGGGCGASGALGFQRLKP; via the exons ATGGGTTTGTGGCAAAGTTCACGAATCTGGGTGTTCTACAAAGAAGAAAGGCTTAAACCCCATGGGAAGTACATTAAAAAGGCTAGAAAAAAACAGGGCGCTGCTGTATTTTCAGAAATGGGTTTTGGGG GGAAGAAAAAGAGGAGAGAGAGGGAGGGGAGACCTCTGGGGGTAGTCCAGAGTCCGGCGAGCTTCAGTCGCCGTCCGTCGTGCCGTCCGTCGTGCCGGCGTTGctccggccaccgtacacggtggccggaagTCCAAAAGGCAG GTTTTGCAGAGCAAGTGGGCATGGGCGGTGGTGGCAGGTGCTTGGGCGGTGGCAGCAGAAGACATGACAGGGGCGGTGGCTGCGGCGCAAGTGGGGCACTAGGGTTTCAGCGACTGAAACCCTAG